From a region of the Salarias fasciatus chromosome 6, fSalaFa1.1, whole genome shotgun sequence genome:
- the LOC115389750 gene encoding D(1) dopamine receptor-like, with amino-acid sequence MNNTDRLAADLPAHRALTGCVLALLIVWTLLGNLTVCAAVCRYRHLRAKVTNIFIVSLALSDLLVAVLVMPWKAVAEVAGFWPFGDFCKTWLACDIMCSTASILNLCVISVDRYWAISSPFSYERSMDKKVASVMIGVTWTVSVVISFVPVQLNWHRVELGHPARDEGFAPRGQSADGSCDSSLSRTYAISSSLISFYIPVAIMVVTYTRIYRIARMQIRMISSLERAAEHAQSCRSDAPEQFPHLCAEIGADSNYQSQVSLHPDCERSSQLKVSIRKETKVLKTLSVIMGVFVCCWLPFFILNCALPFCPGPGAPAAHRGPYCVSEKTFDIFVWIGWSNSSLNPVIYALNADFRDAFLRLLRCRARGCLAGVSAAVETAMASNEAGHPRRDSPRRVKLSVSSAANTRGSVDSGNTTVTVFYHRGTFTEQVRDTEDSHERDRLTEIPSSVVI; translated from the coding sequence ATGAATAACACAGACAGGCTGGCAGCGGATTTACCGGCGCACCGCGCGCTGACGGGCTGCGTCCTGGCGCTGCTCATCGTCTGGACGCTTCTGGGGAACCTGACGGTTTGCGCGGCGGTCTGCCGGTACCGGCACCTGCGCGCCAAAGTGACCAACATCTTCATCGTGTCTCTGGCCCTGTCGGACCTGCTGGTGGCCGTGCTGGTGATGCCGTGGAAAGCCGTGGCCGAGGTGGCGGGCTTCTGGCCGTTTGGAGACTTCTGCAAGACCTGGCTGGCCTGCGACATCATGTGCTCCACAGCCTCCATCCTCAACCTGTGCGTGATCAGCGTGGACCGCTACTGGGCCATCTCCAGCCCCTTCAGCTACGAGCGGAGCATGGACAAGAAGGTGGCCTCTGTCATGATCGGCGTGACCTGGACGGTGTCCGTGGTCATCTCCTTCGTTCCCGTGCAGCTGAACTGGCACCGGGTGGAGCTCGGCCACCCGGCCCGGGACGAGGGCTTCGCGCCCCGCGGCCAGAGCGCGGACGGGAGCTGCGACTCCAGCCTGAGCCGCACGTAcgccatctcctcctccctcatcaGCTTCTACATCCCCGTTGCCATCATGGTTGTCACATACACGCGCATCTACCGGATCGCTCGGATGCAGATCCGGATGATTTCGTCCCTGGAGCGCGCGGCGGAACACGCGCAGAGCTGCCGCTCGGACGCGCCGGAGCAGTTCCCTCACCTGTGCGCGGAAATAGGCGCGGACTCCAACTACCAGTCGCAGGTCAGTCTTCATCCGGACTGCGAGCGGTCCAGCCAGCTCAAAGTGTCCATCAGGAAGGAGACAAAGGTGCTGAAGACTCTGAGCGTCATCATGGGAGTCTTcgtctgctgctggctgcccTTCTTCATCCTCAACTGCGCGCTGCCCTTCTGCCCCGGGCCAGGGGCCCCGGCGGCCCATCGGGGCCCCTACTGCGTGAGCGAAAAGACATTCGACATCTTTGTGTGGATCGGCTGGAGCAATTCGTCCCTGAACCCGGTCATTTACGCGCTCAACGCCGACTTCAGAGACGCCTTCCTGCGCCTGTTGCGCTGCCGCGCGCGCGGCTGCCTGGCCGGCGTGAGCGCGGCGGTGGAGACCGCGATGGCGAGCAACGAGGCCGGACACCCGAGAAGGGACAGCCCGCGCAGGGTCAAGCTGAGCGTGTCCAGCGCCGCGAACACCCGGGGGAGCGTGGACAGCGGGAACACCACGGTGACCGTGTTCTACCACAGAGGGACGTTCACGGAGCAAGTGAGGGACACCGAGGACAGTCACGAGAGGGACAGACTGACGGAAATACCCTCAAGTGTTGTCATTTAA